Proteins encoded by one window of Lutibacter sp. A64:
- a CDS encoding TonB-dependent receptor plug domain-containing protein has product MKRITIAILLITTVVSAQTVQKKSDSLGVALDEVVIIAAKKKQLETEMKMAVTVDEFLASSNNISFIKRGAYAWEPLLNNMSTERSTVTIDGMHIFGACTDKMDPVTSYVESNNLSEIDIKSGQEGSLHGATVAGSINLKRKSTAFTIDKNYKGAYQTGFEFNNNQFFNLANASYSNKNLVVDGSISHRKAANYKDGNNDDVKHSQFEKLNASIGIAYKTSDLSSLKVDAIFDKANDVGFPALPMDLLLSRALITSVAYKQFFEKGTLKVWDTKVYFNAIEHYMDDTTRPENLVHMDMPGWSTTYGLLSKVNLKNDDLASEIQLNIYDNLSIAEMRMYPQDRSERTMFAYSWPWVTTRYAGLSTNNLWEISAVSQLNFGGSLGLNYNYSKYAEFNWIFHPGAPQKKTRFLPSLHAGYTLQVNNYNFSVGGGYGHRAPSVSEGYGYYIYNSFDRYDYIGNPDLKNEISYELNASAGVNIQKGSLQAKVNYFYIQNYIIGRILSLGSPMNYQSVGVKGYTSLDNASLFNFSLNAKYNVLNNLHWNGTLTYARGLDDHKNNLPFIRPLSYQTTLHFSYHKFGIQTSFYGDLKQKNYSPEYGEDETPSYNNLDVSVDYNFYIKNYKAEIQVGAENLFNTYYSTYADWGNIPRMGRNVFTSLKINF; this is encoded by the coding sequence ATGAAAAGAATAACTATAGCAATACTCTTAATAACAACAGTTGTAAGTGCCCAAACCGTTCAGAAAAAAAGCGACAGTTTAGGTGTAGCTTTAGATGAAGTTGTAATTATTGCAGCTAAAAAAAAGCAATTAGAAACTGAAATGAAAATGGCAGTTACTGTTGATGAGTTTTTAGCATCTTCAAATAATATAAGTTTTATTAAACGTGGAGCTTATGCTTGGGAACCCTTATTAAATAATATGAGTACAGAGCGTTCTACTGTTACCATTGATGGAATGCACATTTTTGGTGCTTGTACAGATAAAATGGATCCTGTAACATCGTATGTTGAGAGTAATAACCTTTCTGAAATAGATATAAAATCTGGACAAGAAGGAAGTTTACACGGAGCAACAGTTGCTGGAAGTATCAATTTAAAAAGAAAAAGTACTGCATTTACAATTGATAAAAATTATAAAGGAGCATACCAAACAGGTTTTGAGTTTAATAACAATCAGTTTTTTAACCTTGCAAATGCTTCTTATTCTAATAAAAATTTGGTCGTTGATGGAAGTATATCACACAGAAAAGCAGCTAATTATAAAGATGGAAATAATGACGACGTAAAGCATTCTCAGTTCGAAAAATTAAATGCTTCAATTGGTATTGCTTATAAAACTAGCGATTTATCTTCTTTAAAAGTAGATGCTATTTTTGATAAGGCAAATGATGTTGGTTTTCCGGCGCTTCCAATGGATTTATTACTTTCTAGAGCACTTATTACATCAGTTGCATATAAACAATTTTTTGAAAAAGGAACTTTAAAAGTTTGGGATACTAAAGTTTATTTTAATGCAATTGAACATTATATGGACGATACAACCCGACCAGAAAATTTAGTGCATATGGATATGCCAGGATGGAGTACAACTTATGGATTGCTTTCTAAAGTAAATTTGAAAAATGATGATTTAGCTTCAGAAATACAATTAAATATATACGATAATTTATCGATTGCAGAAATGAGAATGTATCCACAAGACAGAAGTGAGCGTACAATGTTTGCTTACAGTTGGCCTTGGGTTACTACGCGCTATGCAGGACTTTCAACAAATAATTTGTGGGAAATTTCAGCGGTAAGTCAACTTAACTTTGGAGGATCTTTAGGTTTAAATTATAACTATTCTAAATATGCAGAATTTAACTGGATTTTTCATCCGGGAGCACCTCAGAAAAAAACACGGTTTTTGCCAAGTTTACATGCGGGTTATACGTTACAGGTAAACAACTATAATTTTTCTGTCGGTGGTGGGTATGGACATAGAGCTCCTTCTGTTTCTGAAGGTTATGGATATTATATTTATAATAGTTTTGATAGATACGATTATATAGGAAATCCAGATTTAAAAAATGAAATTTCTTATGAATTAAATGCAAGTGCTGGTGTTAACATTCAAAAGGGAAGTTTACAAGCTAAAGTAAATTATTTCTATATTCAAAATTATATTATAGGAAGAATTTTAAGTTTGGGAAGCCCTATGAATTATCAGTCTGTTGGTGTAAAAGGCTATACTTCGTTAGACAATGCATCTTTGTTTAATTTTTCGCTAAATGCAAAATACAATGTATTGAATAATTTGCATTGGAATGGAACATTAACCTATGCGAGAGGATTGGATGATCATAAAAATAACTTACCATTTATTCGCCCGTTAAGTTATCAAACAACACTACATTTTTCGTATCACAAATTTGGAATTCAAACGTCGTTTTATGGAGATTTAAAACAAAAAAATTACAGTCCGGAATACGGAGAAGATGAAACACCTTCTTATAATAATTTAGATGTTTCAGTAGATTATAATTTTTATATTAAAAATTATAAAGCAGAAATTCAAGTAGGTGCAGAAAATTTATTTAATACATATTACAGCACTTATGCCGACTGGGGAAATATACCAAGAATGGGACGTAATGTATTTACGTCTTTAAAAATAAATTTTTAA
- a CDS encoding hydrogen peroxide-inducible genes activator — translation MTITQLKYVLAVAEHQNFTIASEHCFVTQPTLSMQIQKLEEALETKIFNRNKKPIQLTEIGKKIVEQAKIIVDESNRINDIVEQQKGYIGGDFKLGIIPTIMPTLLPLFLKSFIKKYPKINLKIEELTTGEIVKKLSEGHIDVAIAATPLENENIKERVLYYEPFVGFVPEEHRLNNLKTLDIENLDIDDILLLEDGHCFKENILNLCSALGNKNQNFQLQSGSFNTLIKLSKEGLGMTLLPYLQTLDLNDEDKKYLKEFKKPAPAREVSIIYHKSHLKVHLIEALKNLIDSLIRGVITFNDVKIISPIQQKKGA, via the coding sequence ATGACAATAACCCAATTAAAATATGTTTTAGCCGTAGCAGAACATCAAAACTTTACAATTGCATCGGAACATTGTTTTGTTACACAACCAACATTGAGTATGCAAATTCAAAAGCTAGAAGAGGCTTTAGAAACAAAAATTTTTAATAGAAATAAAAAACCGATACAATTAACTGAAATTGGAAAAAAAATTGTTGAGCAAGCTAAAATTATTGTTGATGAAAGCAATAGAATAAATGATATTGTTGAGCAACAAAAAGGATATATTGGAGGTGATTTTAAATTGGGAATAATTCCAACAATAATGCCTACATTGTTACCTTTATTTTTAAAGTCATTTATAAAAAAATATCCAAAAATAAATTTAAAGATTGAAGAATTAACTACAGGCGAAATTGTAAAAAAATTAAGTGAAGGACATATTGATGTTGCAATTGCAGCTACCCCACTTGAAAATGAAAATATTAAAGAGCGTGTTTTATATTACGAACCTTTTGTTGGTTTTGTTCCTGAAGAACATCGCTTAAATAATCTAAAAACGCTAGATATAGAAAATTTAGATATTGATGATATTTTATTACTTGAAGATGGCCATTGTTTTAAAGAAAACATTTTAAATTTATGTAGTGCTTTAGGTAATAAAAATCAAAATTTTCAACTGCAAAGCGGTAGCTTTAATACTTTAATAAAACTCTCTAAAGAAGGTTTAGGAATGACACTTTTACCGTATTTACAAACTTTAGACTTAAACGATGAGGATAAAAAATATCTAAAAGAGTTTAAAAAGCCTGCACCCGCTAGAGAAGTTAGTATTATTTATCATAAATCACATCTAAAAGTACACTTAATAGAAGCTTTAAAAAACTTAATAGACAGTTTAATTAGAGGTGTAATAACATTTAATGATGTAAAAATCATAAGCCCTATACAACAAAAAAAAGGAGCTTAA
- a CDS encoding adenosine deaminase: MKEFITNLPKAELHLHIEGSFEPELMFKIAKRNNITIPYNSIEEIKEAYNFNCLQDFLNIYYQGAAVLTTTQDFYDLTYSYLKSCAKQNVRHTEIMFDPQTHTERGILFETVISGISKACEDAKEKLGVSSKLIMSYLRHLTEEDAFKTLEQSLPFKNKITAVGLDSSEKGNPPSKFKNVFEASIKEGYITVAHAGEEGNSDYVWEALDILKIKRIDHGNNALQDHKLIQEILAKDLALTVCPLSNTALKVVTDLKKHPLKKMLDLGLKVTINSDDPAYFGGNVNLNFIEIQAALNLTKHQIYQLAKNSFQYSFLNDELKQQYLEELEVYYLNNN, encoded by the coding sequence ATGAAAGAATTTATTACTAATTTACCAAAAGCTGAATTACATCTACATATCGAAGGTTCTTTTGAACCTGAACTAATGTTTAAAATAGCTAAAAGAAACAATATTACAATTCCTTATAATTCTATTGAAGAAATTAAAGAAGCCTATAACTTTAATTGTTTACAAGATTTTTTAAACATCTATTATCAAGGTGCAGCTGTTTTAACCACAACACAAGATTTTTACGATCTAACTTACAGTTATTTAAAAAGTTGTGCAAAACAAAATGTGCGTCATACAGAAATTATGTTCGACCCACAAACACATACAGAAAGAGGTATCTTATTTGAAACTGTAATTTCGGGTATTTCAAAAGCTTGTGAAGATGCAAAAGAAAAATTAGGAGTTTCTTCAAAATTAATAATGAGTTATTTACGCCATTTAACAGAAGAAGACGCTTTTAAAACATTAGAACAATCGTTACCATTTAAAAACAAAATTACTGCCGTTGGTTTAGATTCTTCAGAAAAAGGAAACCCACCTTCAAAATTTAAAAATGTTTTTGAAGCTTCTATTAAAGAAGGCTATATTACTGTTGCACATGCTGGTGAAGAAGGAAACTCTGATTATGTATGGGAAGCTTTAGATATTTTAAAAATTAAACGTATAGATCACGGAAATAATGCACTACAAGACCATAAATTAATACAAGAAATTCTAGCTAAAGATCTTGCTTTAACCGTTTGTCCGCTTTCAAATACTGCATTAAAAGTAGTAACAGATTTAAAAAAGCACCCTTTAAAAAAAATGTTAGATTTAGGTTTAAAAGTAACTATTAATTCTGACGACCCTGCTTATTTTGGAGGTAATGTAAATCTAAATTTTATTGAAATACAGGCTGCTTTAAATTTAACAAAACACCAAATTTACCAACTTGCAAAAAACTCATTTCAATATTCTTTTTTAAATGATGAATTAAAACAACAATATTTAGAAGAATTAGAAGTTTATTACTTAAATAACAACTAA
- the nfsB gene encoding oxygen-insensitive NAD(P)H nitroreductase — translation MNLQETLNWRYTTKEYNPSKKISDADMAEVKNLLRMSPSSVNLQPWHFIVAETTEGKARMAKGTQGFFSFNEPKITNASAVVLFCSKTNADDLYFQHIADTEDKSGRFPNEDIKNGFLGAVKAFAGIHKYDLKDLQHWMEKQVYLNIGSFLLGVASLGIDATPMEGIDVKALDEEFGLREKGYTSLVAVSLGYRAESDFNSTEKTPKSRLAESEIFTIL, via the coding sequence ATGAACTTACAAGAAACACTAAACTGGAGATACACAACAAAAGAATATAACCCTAGCAAGAAAATATCTGATGCAGATATGGCTGAAGTAAAAAATTTATTAAGAATGAGTCCTTCCAGTGTAAACCTACAGCCTTGGCATTTTATAGTTGCCGAAACTACTGAAGGAAAAGCGCGTATGGCAAAAGGAACACAAGGATTTTTTAGTTTTAACGAACCTAAAATAACCAATGCTTCGGCTGTGGTATTGTTTTGTTCAAAAACAAATGCAGATGATTTATATTTTCAACATATTGCAGATACTGAAGATAAAAGCGGAAGATTTCCAAATGAAGATATAAAAAATGGATTTTTAGGCGCTGTTAAAGCTTTTGCTGGTATTCATAAATACGATTTAAAGGATTTGCAACATTGGATGGAAAAGCAAGTATATCTTAACATTGGAAGCTTTTTATTAGGAGTTGCAAGTTTAGGAATTGATGCTACACCGATGGAAGGTATTGATGTTAAAGCTTTAGATGAAGAGTTTGGATTAAGAGAAAAAGGATACACTTCATTAGTAGCAGTTTCTTTAGGATATAGAGCGGAATCGGATTTTAATTCAACTGAAAAAACTCCAAAATCTAGATTAGCTGAAAGCGAAATTTTCACAATACTATAA
- a CDS encoding SDR family oxidoreductase, translating into MKKNVLITGTSTGVGFESAVLFAKNNFKVYATMRNLSKAIELQKIIEKESLDIEILELDVTKVATIKTVVETIIEKDGKIDILFNNAGAGFAKTTEQATEAEIRWVTDVNYLGVVYCTQEVLPYMRKQKYGQIISVTSVGGLVGQPFNELYCGTKFAVEGFMEGLATYVSDAFNIKITCVEPGGITTEFMNSAIEKTASEGQFATGEYLPIFERYMAGNQKRANESKEQVYQTGLEVATVALAIAQNENPPLRIRTSKWAEDFCDLKTQADPDGTKIVAQIKDSFL; encoded by the coding sequence ATGAAAAAAAATGTATTGATTACCGGGACATCCACAGGAGTAGGATTTGAAAGTGCCGTGCTATTTGCTAAAAATAATTTTAAGGTTTATGCTACAATGCGTAATCTTAGTAAAGCAATAGAATTACAAAAAATAATAGAGAAAGAATCTTTAGATATTGAAATTCTTGAATTAGATGTTACAAAAGTAGCTACAATAAAAACTGTTGTAGAAACTATTATAGAAAAAGATGGAAAAATTGATATTTTATTTAATAATGCAGGGGCTGGTTTTGCAAAAACAACAGAACAAGCAACCGAAGCAGAAATTAGGTGGGTAACAGATGTTAATTATTTAGGAGTTGTTTACTGTACTCAAGAAGTTTTACCTTATATGCGTAAACAAAAATATGGACAAATAATTAGTGTTACATCTGTTGGTGGATTGGTTGGACAACCATTTAACGAACTGTACTGTGGTACAAAATTTGCGGTTGAAGGTTTTATGGAAGGACTAGCTACTTATGTTAGCGATGCTTTTAATATTAAAATTACTTGTGTAGAACCTGGAGGAATAACTACTGAATTTATGAATTCAGCTATTGAAAAAACAGCAAGTGAAGGACAATTTGCAACAGGTGAATATCTTCCAATTTTTGAACGATATATGGCAGGAAATCAAAAAAGGGCTAATGAAAGTAAAGAACAAGTATATCAAACAGGATTAGAAGTTGCAACTGTAGCTTTAGCAATAGCTCAAAATGAAAATCCGCCTTTGCGTATACGTACATCAAAATGGGCTGAAGATTTTTGTGATTTAAAAACGCAGGCAGATCCTGATGGAACTAAAATTGTAGCTCAAATAAAAGATAGTTTTTTATAA
- a CDS encoding winged helix-turn-helix transcriptional regulator, with protein MHTFKGKEYPCCASLTMGIIGGKWKTVILYHLIKGPLRYNELRKEMPTVTERTLSLQLKTLENDGVVKRKVYTSKPPLKVEYSLTDFGKTLIPVIQSIADWGDYVVEKYSK; from the coding sequence ATGCATACATTTAAAGGAAAAGAATACCCTTGTTGTGCGAGTTTAACAATGGGAATTATAGGTGGGAAATGGAAAACGGTGATTTTATATCACTTAATAAAGGGGCCTTTAAGATATAATGAATTGAGAAAAGAAATGCCAACTGTTACAGAGCGAACTTTAAGTTTACAGTTAAAAACTTTAGAAAACGATGGGGTTGTAAAAAGGAAAGTCTATACTTCAAAACCGCCTTTAAAAGTGGAATATTCATTAACTGATTTTGGTAAAACATTAATTCCGGTAATTCAATCTATTGCTGATTGGGGTGATTATGTAGTTGAAAAATACTCTAAATAA
- a CDS encoding YodC family protein — protein MPRKFKPGDWVKIKGKLMGPKMQVLKYVPKKDSLLRLVDNNNYLECVWYKNGERKLKVIHQNKLIKIIETGGLFKTFFTHPKLSLT, from the coding sequence ATGCCAAGAAAATTTAAACCCGGAGATTGGGTAAAAATTAAAGGAAAACTTATGGGTCCAAAAATGCAAGTTCTAAAATATGTACCAAAAAAAGATTCCTTACTCAGACTGGTTGATAATAATAACTATTTAGAGTGCGTTTGGTATAAAAATGGAGAACGAAAATTGAAAGTAATTCACCAAAATAAACTGATTAAAATAATAGAAACTGGTGGTTTATTTAAAACATTTTTTACACACCCTAAATTAAGTTTAACATAA
- a CDS encoding DUF4437 domain-containing protein, with protein MTADNIEWGWLNPLRGNKSPAAGKLWGDRTKNEPAGFLVKFNKGFSSPPHIHNITYRGVVIQGLLHNDDEQAKKQWLPVGSYLAGTSR; from the coding sequence GTGACTGCAGATAACATTGAATGGGGTTGGTTAAACCCTTTAAGGGGAAATAAAAGTCCGGCAGCAGGAAAACTTTGGGGAGATCGTACCAAAAATGAACCAGCAGGATTTTTAGTGAAGTTTAACAAAGGATTCTCATCACCACCACATATTCACAATATTACCTATCGTGGTGTTGTAATACAAGGTTTATTACATAATGATGATGAACAAGCCAAAAAGCAATGGTTACCAGTAGGTTCATATTTGGCAGGAACCAGCAGGTGA
- a CDS encoding cytochrome-c peroxidase, with product MKLFIRNIAILLLLISCNNDDYEIISYDNPDLVLNIPAEFPELNNSVYSNFPTKYGVELGEKLFFDKRLSTDNTISCSSCHKQENAFSDTNAIGIGIKGRVGLRNVPSIQNLAFMQVYNWDGNKRKLENQPLVPIITHEEMDSSILEVMGKLEVDETYVQLFNKTFGDKEITPERIYNSIAQYEYTLISANSKYDSVKRNEEVVFTENEAKGYQIFQEKCATCHSTELFTDQSFRNIGFPINPNTDEAGRARVTGIEEDYMRFRVPSLRNIEYTAPYGSFGQFATLKEVLDYFDNGVLYADNLDPIFKKNGNRIPLTEQEKLDLISFLKTLTDTNFIGK from the coding sequence ATGAAATTATTTATAAGAAATATAGCTATTTTGCTGTTATTAATATCTTGTAACAACGATGATTATGAGATTATTTCTTATGACAATCCAGACTTAGTTCTCAATATTCCAGCAGAATTTCCAGAGTTAAACAACTCGGTATATAGTAATTTTCCTACAAAATATGGAGTTGAATTGGGTGAAAAACTCTTTTTTGATAAAAGATTAAGTACAGATAATACCATTTCTTGTTCTAGTTGCCATAAACAAGAAAATGCATTTTCAGATACCAATGCAATAGGTATTGGAATTAAGGGTAGAGTAGGACTGCGTAATGTACCTTCAATTCAAAATTTGGCATTTATGCAAGTTTATAATTGGGATGGAAATAAACGTAAATTAGAAAATCAGCCTTTAGTTCCTATAATTACTCATGAAGAAATGGATTCTTCTATTTTAGAAGTAATGGGTAAACTTGAAGTTGATGAAACGTATGTTCAATTATTTAATAAAACTTTTGGTGATAAAGAAATAACACCAGAAAGAATATATAATAGCATTGCTCAATATGAATATACCTTGATTTCTGCTAATAGTAAATACGACAGTGTAAAAAGAAATGAAGAAGTTGTTTTTACTGAAAATGAAGCAAAAGGCTATCAAATTTTTCAAGAAAAATGTGCAACTTGCCATAGTACAGAACTTTTTACAGATCAAAGCTTTAGAAATATTGGATTTCCTATAAACCCAAATACAGATGAAGCAGGTAGAGCAAGAGTTACTGGAATTGAAGAAGATTATATGCGTTTTCGTGTTCCTTCTTTACGAAACATAGAATACACAGCACCTTATGGCAGTTTTGGACAATTTGCTACTTTAAAAGAAGTTTTAGATTATTTTGATAATGGCGTTTTATATGCCGATAATTTAGATCCTATTTTTAAAAAAAATGGCAATAGAATTCCTTTAACAGAACAGGAAAAATTAGATCTTATTTCATTTTTAAAAACATTAACCGATACAAACTTTATTGGAAAGTAA
- a CDS encoding DUF4437 domain-containing protein: MAFLDIQEGPYLVKPTSEAFDNGERPINVDKTNMVWLNANDIEWVATKSNVATAFLWGSHEKNQLRATLLKLPAGFNGKIKNLNPNFRTVVISGSIIHQFSKKEAKNKLAPGSYFGVKQNKTSTISAAKETIIYIRSNGKFKVKA; encoded by the coding sequence ATGGCTTTTTTAGATATTCAAGAAGGCCCCTATTTGGTGAAGCCAACTTCAGAGGCTTTTGATAATGGTGAACGACCAATAAATGTAGATAAAACCAATATGGTTTGGTTAAATGCTAACGATATTGAATGGGTTGCTACAAAAAGTAATGTAGCAACTGCTTTTTTATGGGGAAGCCACGAAAAAAATCAATTACGTGCTACACTTTTAAAATTACCAGCTGGTTTTAATGGGAAAATTAAAAATTTGAATCCTAACTTTAGAACTGTAGTTATTTCTGGAAGTATAATTCATCAGTTTTCTAAAAAAGAAGCTAAAAATAAATTAGCACCTGGATCTTATTTTGGAGTTAAACAAAATAAAACTTCAACAATTTCAGCAGCAAAAGAAACCATTATTTATATAAGAAGTAATGGAAAATTTAAAGTAAAAGCTTAA
- a CDS encoding VOC family protein — protein sequence MDNNEPRVTGIGGIFIKTENTAEFKAWYKNNLGFNTDQWGTNFEWFEGEHPTRKGYTQWSPFDKNTIYFEPSSKDFMINYRVVHLEKLLEKLKKNGVTILDNIETFEYGKFVHIMDNDGNKIELWEPYDEAYEKLVEGSTK from the coding sequence ATGGATAATAATGAGCCTAGAGTAACTGGAATTGGCGGTATATTTATTAAAACAGAAAATACTGCAGAATTTAAAGCGTGGTATAAAAATAATTTAGGATTTAATACCGATCAATGGGGAACCAATTTTGAATGGTTTGAAGGAGAGCATCCCACAAGAAAAGGGTATACACAATGGAGTCCATTTGATAAAAATACCATTTATTTTGAACCGTCTTCAAAAGATTTTATGATTAATTATAGGGTAGTACATCTTGAGAAACTTTTAGAAAAATTGAAAAAAAATGGAGTCACTATTTTAGATAATATTGAAACATTTGAGTATGGAAAGTTTGTACATATTATGGATAATGATGGAAATAAAATTGAATTATGGGAGCCATATGATGAAGCCTATGAAAAGTTAGTTGAAGGAAGTACTAAATAA
- a CDS encoding Hsp20/alpha crystallin family protein, whose amino-acid sequence MSNLVNVPKNGSLANTNSNTNFPTLSTWLDDFFNRDFPSVFNSNFNTGITLPKVNIKETAEAYIVEMAVPGLKKSDFRIDLDNEVLAISTEIKDESEGKDENYTRREFGYSSFKRTFNLPESVNDEKINASYQEGILSILLPKKEEAKQKPARSIKIS is encoded by the coding sequence ATGAGCAATTTAGTAAATGTTCCTAAAAACGGAAGCTTAGCAAACACAAATTCAAATACAAACTTTCCTACGCTATCAACTTGGTTAGATGATTTCTTTAATAGAGACTTTCCTTCAGTATTTAATTCTAATTTTAATACAGGAATTACTTTACCAAAGGTAAATATTAAAGAAACAGCAGAAGCTTACATAGTAGAAATGGCAGTTCCAGGTTTAAAGAAATCAGATTTTCGTATTGACCTCGACAATGAAGTATTAGCTATTTCTACTGAAATTAAGGACGAAAGTGAGGGAAAAGATGAAAATTACACTCGTAGAGAGTTCGGCTATTCTTCATTTAAAAGAACTTTTAATTTACCAGAAAGTGTAAATGACGAAAAAATTAATGCGAGTTACCAAGAAGGTATTTTAAGTATTCTTTTACCAAAAAAAGAAGAGGCTAAACAAAAACCTGCAAGAAGTATTAAAATCTCATAA
- a CDS encoding Dps family protein, with translation MSTTSIGLNKQETDDLAVSLNELLANFQVYYQNLRGLHWNIKGKSFFILHEKFEELYTDSQEKIDLIAERILTLGGTPLHTFNDYVSLAKVPVGKDVTNDVESVKLVVSSLSELLKIERNILGESDEADDEGTNSMMSDFIAEQEKTIWMLNAWLN, from the coding sequence ATGAGTACAACAAGTATTGGATTAAACAAACAAGAAACAGATGACTTAGCTGTAAGTTTAAACGAATTATTAGCAAACTTTCAAGTATATTACCAAAATTTAAGAGGTTTGCATTGGAATATAAAAGGGAAGTCCTTTTTTATATTGCATGAGAAATTTGAAGAACTTTATACAGATTCTCAAGAAAAAATTGATTTAATTGCTGAAAGAATTTTAACTTTAGGAGGAACTCCATTACATACTTTTAATGATTATGTAAGTTTAGCTAAAGTTCCTGTAGGAAAAGATGTAACGAATGATGTTGAGTCTGTAAAATTAGTAGTAAGTTCTTTGTCAGAATTATTGAAAATTGAGAGAAATATTTTAGGAGAATCTGATGAAGCAGATGATGAAGGAACCAACTCTATGATGAGTGATTTTATTGCTGAGCAAGAAAAAACAATTTGGATGTTAAATGCTTGGTTAAATTAA
- a CDS encoding MbnP family protein — protein sequence MKNLKNYILLAILSITFIACENDDIPVANNIVLAFNNTFKGTTIVLGTDAATATVNTSEAGQTHYFSELKYVISNIRLINTDGIEIPYNINNLDNGATVVDHSKSVTLQYVLNEIPTAEYTQIKFGLGVKSELNTLDQVSFPNFYALAGANDTEMMWEWGTGYRFTKIEGFYDVDDKELSIHTGSTIDGTQGDESTYVPGVDAYRDITLNLPTNAIVGSNAPLININVDFDKLLSGDNEVITLSSGTAMPNNATPNIHTAVQMTRFVDNIGGNGTSNVTGMFSITSVEN from the coding sequence ATGAAAAATTTAAAAAACTACATTTTATTAGCTATTTTATCAATTACATTTATAGCTTGTGAAAATGATGATATTCCTGTAGCAAACAACATAGTATTAGCGTTTAATAATACGTTTAAAGGTACTACTATAGTGCTTGGTACCGATGCTGCAACTGCAACTGTAAATACTTCAGAAGCAGGGCAAACGCATTATTTTTCTGAATTAAAATATGTGATTAGTAATATTAGACTTATAAATACTGATGGAATTGAAATTCCGTATAATATAAATAATTTAGATAATGGAGCAACAGTTGTAGATCATTCAAAATCAGTGACATTACAATATGTTTTAAATGAAATTCCTACCGCAGAATACACTCAAATAAAATTTGGATTAGGTGTAAAATCTGAATTAAATACTTTAGATCAAGTAAGTTTTCCAAATTTTTATGCACTTGCTGGAGCAAATGATACAGAAATGATGTGGGAGTGGGGAACAGGCTATCGTTTTACAAAAATAGAAGGTTTTTATGATGTTGATGATAAAGAATTATCAATACATACAGGTAGCACAATAGATGGAACTCAAGGAGACGAAAGTACTTATGTACCTGGTGTAGATGCTTATAGAGATATTACATTAAATTTACCAACAAATGCAATTGTAGGTAGCAACGCACCATTAATTAACATAAATGTAGATTTTGATAAATTGTTAAGTGGTGATAATGAAGTTATTACACTAAGTTCTGGAACTGCTATGCCTAATAACGCAACACCAAATATTCATACAGCTGTTCAAATGACGAGATTTGTTGATAATATTGGAGGAAATGGAACAAGTAATGTAACTGGAATGTTTTCTATAACAAGTGTAGAAAATTAA